The stretch of DNA CCAACTATGTCCACCATAtgtcataataaaaattagagtgtGTTCCCAAAATTTCAGGGTGGGCCTTTTATGGAATAAATTTAGCCTTTTGAacctctcactctgttgtctcttttcttattttggcCACATATCATGAGTGCCCGTCATGGCCTGGTCTCACATGGCCAGCCCATGGAACCTCTGTGCCTGCAGCCAGGACCACCCTGCCTGTCTGACCTGCCCTCCCTGCCAGCCTAGAGTCCTGATCCCACCCACACCCCTATATGGCCTGCATATACCAAGACCATTCACTACCAAGATTATCGCCTCCACAAATCCATTCTAAGGCCCCACTTTTCTCCTCTCTGCGTCGCACCCTGAAAATGGGCAAATCTACCTCATGATGTCTCTGGTTCCTGCCTCCTCTGCCAGATCTCTTTCTTCAGCCCGTCATCCCCCATTCTGCCCAGGAAACTTTCCAAAACATCTGCTTTGTCCCATCTCACCTGCCTAAAACCTCCAGAGGCTTCCAGGGTCTTTAGGAAAAGCCAACCCTCCTCAGCCTGGCACTCAGTTGTTGGCATTAGGCCCTCACAACCCCCTATTCTCACTTCTGCTGCAGCCCACAGCCAAGCCACTTCTCACAGTCCCCATCCATCACTGGCAAACAAAGCCACAGCCAAGGGTAATTTTATGCTTCTGAATCCCCTATCTAGGGGAGCAGACAGGTGTGTAAACAGATTTACCGAGGGCCGGGTAGGGGCAGGGAACACCCTGGGGCAGAGAGCACACTGCAGCCCGCTGGGATGGGCCTCTAGTGCTAGGCCATGGGGGTGTGGGCTTCCTGTGTGGCAATGGAAACCAGGCCAGGACTGAGAGGATGAGAGCACCCCTGCCAGGTCCATGTGACTGATCTTCTTAGGAAACGCCCATAGATGAGGTTTGGAGTGGAAGGGGTCCAGACTAGAAGTGAGAGCTGAAGAGGCCTGAAGTGGGGAGGTAGCAGGGGCTGGATCAGGTATGGATGGTGAAGGGACAGTGCTGGGAGGAGGCTGAAGCTTCTAGTGGGGTATATGGCTGGAAGGCTGTGGGGGcccatgtgtgtgtctgtatttgcCAGGCTATCTGCCAGGCTGCAGGCTCTATCAGATGTGCACCAAGGAGCATCTGCTCATTGACACCTTCCCCTGGGCCTCTGGGGCCAAAGATGCCTCTACTCCCACCCCAGAAGAAGCCCCTCCCTGTGGGGGCCCCTCAGGCTAGGCAGAGACCCCTGTCCCACCCTGGAACAGCCCCTGTTCCCATACCTGGCTACCCAGTCCCCCCTGGTGCTGGTAGAGGGAGAATCTCTCTTTGGCAGACTCTTCAGCGGTGGGGCTGAGGGGCTTAGGGTCAGACAAGGACCGCTGCAGGGTCTTCATGGGGCGAGGCAGCGTCTGCTGGCGGAGAGCGCTGTCAGCCGTGAAGTGCTTCTGGGGACTCACATGAGCCTTGTTCAGCCTCTCACTGGAAGCAAAGGAGGTGTCCAGGAGCCGGTGAGGGGACAGGGGTGAGACTGGTGAGTAGAGGACCTGAGGGGACTTGGGAGGCTGGCGGCTCACAAGCTGTGAGAGAGACTCCGGAGGCAGGTGGGCCTGGTACCCAATCTCCAGGGgatctggcttctttttttcaAATCTGCCCAGAGGCCCTGGGGTGACGATCTGGATGCCAGGCAGGTAGGGGCTGATGGCAGTTGGCCCTACAAGCTGCGGCCCGGCTACACCCTGGGCCTGCCCATCTGGCTCCGTCTGGCAGGCCAGGCTCTCCCCGCGCCCAGTCTTCTCTGGCGCCGATATGTACCTGACAATCTCCACCTTGGGATCGGTGGCAGCTGTGATGTGGATGGCTGGAGAGACCCTGGGCAGCTGGTCAGGCTCCGTCTGCACAGAGCAGTCACTGATGGTCTGGATGCCCACGCTGCTCATGGCCCTCACAGTGGCAGCAGCACTGGATGACGAGGCAGTGGCGTCGTGCTTGCTGTCAGAGCCTGAGTCTGAGTGGCGGGGAAGACGCGACCTGCGGCGGCGCACTGGCTGCTCCCACTCAGCACTGTCCTCGTCGTCCGTCTGCACGCTGCAGTCAGCACTCCGCCGTGCCCGGCGTCGCCGACTCAAGAGGTAGCGGCCCTCCCCATCCTCATCATCTGTCTGCACGCTGCTGTCGGCAATCCTCCTGACCACACAGGGCTCAGCCCCAGACTCCGGCTCACAGGCATCCCGCAGGCGTGGCATGGAGTGCCGCTTCTTgatgccaccacggctggcctcCCACTGCTCCTCTGTTTGCAGTGACATGTCTGAGGCAGAGCTGGGGAGACCCCGGTGCAACACAGGCTCACGAGGTTGCCCGGGTCCTTCAGGCCCTGCCATGGCAATGAAGGCTGCATGGGTAAGCGGGGGCCAATACTGGCCATTCTGGGCCAGCTCAGCAGCCGCTAGGGGAGGCCCTCGGCCAGGTGCCTCACAGGCTGCAGGAAAGGGAGCCTTCTGCCGCTGCTTCTGCTCCTCTaactgctgctgcagctgctgctgcagctgctggatCTGCTCCAGCTGCAGACGCTGCTGCGCTAGCTGTTCCCGCTGCAGTGCAAATTGAGCCTGGCGTTCctcttgctgctgctgcagcaCATGGTGCTTGATGGTCTGCAGCTCCTGCAACTCCCGCTGCACCAGCAGCTGCTCCTCCTCACGGTGCCTCTGCAGCTCCACACGTTCCCGCTCTAGCTCCTCTTGCAGCCGAAGTTGTCGCAGCTTCTCCAACTCCACCCGCTCCCGCTCTAGCTGGAGTAGCTGCTCCTGTTGCTTCCGCTGCCTCTCCTCCTGTGATGCTTCCTCTTTCTCGAGCCCTGACCGGCTGAGGGCCCCACTGCCACCCCCGGGAGCAGCATCTACTGGTGGCTTCTGGCCAGCTAGTGGGGCAGGAGCTGGGGCTCCTGCAGCCTCCTTGATGGCAGCAGGGGTGGTTGTGGGAAGAGGCTCTTCCCGTGCAGCCCCTACTGGTATCTCTGGCCTTGGGGGACCCCCAGCCCCGGAGGCCTTGGCAGCAGCAGGTTTCCCCAGATAGACAGGCCCTTCTGCAGGTGGAACACTGGAAGCAATGGGAAATCTACTTGGTGCAGGATATCGGTACAGCCCTGTGGGTCCAAGAGGTACCCGGGGGGCAATCATGGGCACACGTGTCAGACTGGTGAGTGGCACGGCCGTGATTCCACCAGATGCATAAGGCCTGTACATGCCACCACGCACCATGGGCCGCAGGACTGAGGCAGGCTGGGTGGTGATGGGCAGTGTTGCAGCAATTGGGGTATTGATAGTCGAGTAGATCATGCCATCAGCTGCACGTACAGTGGCTGTGGACGGCAGCAGCTGTCTGACTGCTGTTCCCTGGCCTGCTGCAGGCCCATACTGGGCAAAGTTCCCAGGACTTGGGTGGCCCTCTGGAAAGGTGGGGTTACCAAGGAGTCCAGGTCTGAGGGGAGCCAGACTCTGCGGAGCACTGAGCCCAGGCCCGTGCTGAGGCTGGTACTGCACAAGGTCAGGGCCACCACCACCAATGCCATGCCGCCCACCATACTGGTCCATGGAGTTGAGGGCAGCGCACATGCGACTGATTTCACGGGCGGTGGTGGCACTGTActgggccaggctggcctcctggAAGCCAACTGCATCTCCCCGTGGGCCGTACCTGTGGTCCGAATAGATGTTCGACACTGAGCTATAGCGCCGCATGGGAAGCGGGTGAGCCAAAAGGTCTGTAGGATGACGCAGGTCCGTGACTGAGCCATACTGCAAGCCCTGCCCGAGGTAGCGTCCGTCCGCAAAGCCCAGACTGTAAGAGTGCTTCAGCGAGCTGAGGTCCATAGCTGACTCTCGTCCAGGACCCTGGAAGAGCTGCCCGATCCTCTGGGCATGGTAGTTGAGGCCAGCCTCAGCCAAATTGGTGTCAGACATGGAGGAGTACAGCCTACCAGGCAGGCCTTGTGGGTAGGGCCTCTGCTCCTCATGGGGCCCAGGCCCCACAGCCCCCTGTGCCCGGTAGGTGGGGGGCTCAGGAGGCTCAGCGTCCCGGGGACCATAGAAGGGGCCACTGCTTTGGCCAGGTGGGGCAGCATCTGCCATGCTCTTCTCAGGCACACTGGGGGCTGGGTGGAAGGTGCCAGTGCAGCTGCTGCCAAAGGGGAGCTTGTAGACCATGTCACAGCATGCCAGCTGGCTCTCAGGCCTCATCCCGGTAAGGTCCAGGGCACCCGCAGGCTCCTCTGGGAGCAGTGTGGTCACAGTGCCTGCCGTGCCCTCTCCCATCTGCACCACCACTGTGTGTGGCTTCCTGGCACCTGGCAGAGCATGTGACCGCAACTCTGCAGGGGTAGCCCGGTGGGGCTCGGCACCCAGCTCTGGCACTGGGCCTGGCTTGAGGCCAATGCTCTGGGCGGTGCCCATCTGAGTGATCAAAACGTCCCTTCTGGCCAGAGGTGCTACTTGGTTGGGCAGGTTATATCTGGCAAACTTGGCCTCCCTGGGTCTTCCCCGGGGCCCACTTCGGTATGGGGCTGTCTGGACAGCCTGCTCTACTTGTTTGACCTGGGCCAGGCACACAGGGCTACCCCCACCCTGGCCAAAATCAAGGCGGCTCTGGTAGGGGTCTCCATAGACCACAGGCTGCTTTTGTTGAGCCATGAGCACAGACGAGGCCATGGTGATGCTCACTGTGGTGGCAGTGGCAAGGAAGGTATGGGTCTGCTCCTGGGCATTGAGGTTGATAACCAAGGGCTGCACAGCAGTCGACTGCCGTCCTGGGATTGGATCCAGGGCAAGACCATACTTCCTCGCTTCCACAGCAAGAGAGGTGAGGTCCATGCCCTGGTCAGTGAGGATGATGGGAGTGGGCTTGACAGCTGTGCGGAGGTCTACCACTGCAGTGCCAGGGGGCCGGGGGCCTGGCTCCACCCTAGATGTCCCAGGGACAGAGGAGATCCGGCACAGGGAGATGTTCTCAGCAGGGAGGGCACCCCAGCCATACAGTGCCAGGGGCCCGTCCGCACCAGCACTGGGTGCCCGTGGAAAGCCAGATGGCCCAGGTGGCTCTGGGGGCAGCTGAGACACACTCGGAGGTGTTGTCTGGCTGTAGCCATGGGTGGTGGGCTGGATTTCAGTAGGTGAGCAgagtggggaggtggaggcactGGCATGTACCATTCTGGTCTGGCTGGAGGCATCTGATGCCAGTGTGATGACCATAAAGGGAGCCTCCTGAGAGGACTCCTGCCACACCAGGCGAGGCGTGCTGGGTCGATGTGGTGTTTGTGTGCCCTGGGCTACCATAGGTGATGGAGTGGGGGCACCAGGGCTCCGTGGCATGTCGGAGGCAGGGGCTGGACTTGGCGTCTGTGTAGAGAACTCTGCTGTGGCCCTTGGGCCCAGCTTGCCAGGGGAGAATGTGGGACTCTCTGAGGGGGAAGATGGGGAGACAGGTGGGCTGGAGCTTGCAACGTAGGAATATGCCCGGGAAGGCTGAGGAGTGCCACCCTCACCATCACTCGCACTCAGGGGCTTCTCTCTAGCAGCCTGTCCAGCTGCAGCAAGGCCACTGGGGGCCTGGGGTAGATCCTCAGTTTGGGACCCATAGTTTGCAGTGGTTGGGCTGTGTCCATAGCTGTGGGCTGTGGAAGATGGTGAAGGACTGCGCTCGGAGCCTGCTGGGGAGGCTGGAGTCATATATCCTCGTAGCAGCCCAGCTGGACAAGGAGCCACAGCTGTGGTGGCTGGGGTTCCAGGGCCCTGGGAAAAGGGCATGCCTACCTCCTTGGAGGTTAAGCTGGGGGAAGCAGGAGAGCTGTGCAGCTTGAGGGGGTCCTGAGTCTCCTTTGCAAAATGCTGAGTGACACGGACATCGGGAATAACTCGGACCCCGCTGCTGTCTGAGGAGGTGGGGGTAGAGAAGGACACAGGGGCCGTGAGCTGGGTGGGACTGGTACCAGGGGTAAGGGGGCCGCCATTTTGCTTCATTGGGTCCATGTATGCACTCTCAGCATTTAGAAACTGCTTCTCCTTCTTTTTGTCCTCAGCAAAAGCCAGGTCTCGTGAGGAGGCCTGCCGCATACGGACTATGCTCTGTGATGTCTGAAGGATTTCTTCATACACGGCTACTCCCAGGCTGGCTGGCGTGCCCTCTGCGGCAGGCTGAGCAGCCCGACCATAGTCACGGTCTGCAGTGTCTTGATATTCGAAGGAGCCCAAGCCCCGGGGGCCTGTGGGCTGAGAGGAGCCGCCATGGGGTCCCCGGGCCCCTGCCGCCTGGCCTTGCTGCCTCTGAAGCAGCTCAGCTTTGCGCATCATCTCCTCATAAGCCTCCTCGGCGCTCTTGAGGGGCCGTCCAGAACTGGGAGTGGTGGAGCTGCCAGAGGGTGTCTCGGTTGGTGAGTAGAGGGACATGAAAGTGGGCAGGTTGTACTCACTGCCTGACTTGTAAAGCCGGCTAGGGCCACCATCCAAGGCCTCAGCCTCAGAGTCAAGGGAGGGCGAGGGTGAGTACTCGGAGCAGGAGGAGCGGTGCAGCTCCTCCATCTCGgccgcctgcctcagctcctcCGTGGGGGAGGCGTCCTCAATGGGTGACAAGTTACTGGGTGGTGTCTTGGAGCGCTCTCGCCTCCGCTGGGCCCGCAGTTCTTCCTTGTCCCGCCGGGTCTTGCGGGCCGTGCTGCGGATGCGCTGCTGCTCCACCTCCCGCATCTTCTCTTGCTCACGCAGTAGCTCCTCTTCCTCccgcagctcctcctcctccgaAGAGTCCTCAATGGTGGGTAGCAGGGGCCCGTGGGAGCGGTGCCGGGCCTTGCGCTGCTGCTTCGCTTCTTCTAGACGCTGCCTGCGGCTGGGGCTGCTGTCACTGTCCTCCTCTAGGGAGGACAGAGAGGTGGGAGAGGTACCTGAGgtgtagctgggtgtggaggcaggcAGTGTAGAGGAGTGCTCACCACGGGAACGGTCCTCAGGGGAGCCCGTCAGGCTCTCCATCTCCAGCTCGGGCTCCCGGTCCAGACTGGGGTCTGGGCCTTGGCCCAGGTCTAGCTCATGACTATAACTGCCCGTGCTGTTGAGCTCAATGGTCTTGAAGCGACGGAGCCCACCCTGCAGGGCTCCACTGCCATCGGTAGCTTCTGCTGGGCCTCCCTCAGGGAGCAGCTCCTCATAGCCTGTGGTGGCATTGTGGGGCAGGCGCCTCTTGGGCAGTGCTGCTGGTTCTTGGCTAGGCTCAGGCCTGGGTCTGGGGCCACCCTTCTGGGTGCCATGTTTGGCCAGGCCACG from Piliocolobus tephrosceles isolate RC106 chromosome 2, ASM277652v3, whole genome shotgun sequence encodes:
- the BSN gene encoding protein bassoon → MGNEASLEGGAGDGPLPPGGAGPGPGPGPSPGAGKPPSAPAGGGQLPAAGAARSTAVPPVPGPGPGPGPGPGRGSTSRRLDPKEPLGSQRAASPAPKQASATTPGQESPRETGAQGPAGQEADGPRRTLQVDSKTQRSGRSPSVSPDRGSTPTSPYSVPQIAPLPSSTLCPICKTSDLTSTPSQPNFNTCTQCHNKVCNQCGFNPNPHLTQVKEWLCLNCQMQRALGMDMTTAPRSKSQQQLHSPALSPAHSPAKQPLGKPEQERSRGPGGLQPGSRQGETARATSVPGPAQAAAPPEVGRVSPQPPQPTKPSTAEPRPPAGEAPAKSATAVPTGLGAAEQTQEGLTGKLFGLGASLLTQASTLMSVQPEADTQGQPAPSKGSPKIVFSDASKEAGPKPLGLGPGPGPAPGAKTEPGARTGPGSGPGALPKTGGTTSPKHGRAEHQAASKVAAKPKTMPKERATCPLCQAELNVGSKSPANYNTCTTCRLQVCNLCGFNPTPHLVEKTEWLCLNCQTKRLLEGSLGEPTPLPPPTSQQPPVGAPHRASGASPLKQKGSQGLGQPSGPLPAKASPLPTKASPLPTKASPQAKPLRASEPSKTPSSAQEKKSGVPTKAEPMPKPPPETTPAPGTPKVKSGVRRAEPATPVVKAVPEAPKGGEAEDLVGKPYSQDMSRSPQSLSDTGYSSDGISSSQSEITGVVQQEVEQLDSAGVTGPHPPSPSEIHKVGSSMRPLLQAQGLAPSGERSKPLSSSTGEEQKQRPHSLSITPEAFDSDEELEDILEEDEDSVEWRRRREKQDTAESSDDFGSQLRHDYVEDSSEGGLSPLPPQPPARAAELTDEEFMRRQILEMSAEEDNLEEDDTATSGRGLAKHGTQKGGPRPRPEPSQEPAALPKRRLPHNATTGYEELLPEGGPAEATDGSGALQGGLRRFKTIELNSTGSYSHELDLGQGPDPSLDREPELEMESLTGSPEDRSRGEHSSTLPASTPSYTSGTSPTSLSSLEEDSDSSPSRRQRLEEAKQQRKARHRSHGPLLPTIEDSSEEEELREEEELLREQEKMREVEQQRIRSTARKTRRDKEELRAQRRRERSKTPPSNLSPIEDASPTEELRQAAEMEELHRSSCSEYSPSPSLDSEAEALDGGPSRLYKSGSEYNLPTFMSLYSPTETPSGSSTTPSSGRPLKSAEEAYEEMMRKAELLQRQQGQAAGARGPHGGSSQPTGPRGLGSFEYQDTADRDYGRAAQPAAEGTPASLGVAVYEEILQTSQSIVRMRQASSRDLAFAEDKKKEKQFLNAESAYMDPMKQNGGPLTPGTSPTQLTAPVSFSTPTSSDSSGVRVIPDVRVTQHFAKETQDPLKLHSSPASPSLTSKEVGMPFSQGPGTPATTAVAPCPAGLLRGYMTPASPAGSERSPSPSSTAHSYGHSPTTANYGSQTEDLPQAPSGLAAAGQAAREKPLSASDGEGGTPQPSRAYSYVASSSPPVSPSSPSESPTFSPGKLGPRATAEFSTQTPSPAPASDMPRSPGAPTPSPMVAQGTQTPHRPSTPRLVWQESSQEAPFMVITLASDASSQTRMVHASASTSPLCSPTEIQPTTHGYSQTTPPSVSQLPPEPPGPSGFPRAPSAGADGPLALYGWGALPAENISLCRISSVPGTSRVEPGPRPPGTAVVDLRTAVKPTPIILTDQGMDLTSLAVEARKYGLALDPIPGRQSTAVQPLVINLNAQEQTHTFLATATTVSITMASSVLMAQQKQPVVYGDPYQSRLDFGQGGGSPVCLAQVKQVEQAVQTAPYRSGPRGRPREAKFARYNLPNQVAPLARRDVLITQMGTAQSIGLKPGPVPELGAEPHRATPAELRSHALPGARKPHTVVVQMGEGTAGTVTTLLPEEPAGALDLTGMRPESQLACCDMVYKLPFGSSCTGTFHPAPSVPEKSMADAAPPGQSSGPFYGPRDAEPPEPPTYRAQGAVGPGPHEEQRPYPQGLPGRLYSSMSDTNLAEAGLNYHAQRIGQLFQGPGRESAMDLSSLKHSYSLGFADGRYLGQGLQYGSVTDLRHPTDLLAHPLPMRRYSSVSNIYSDHRYGPRGDAVGFQEASLAQYSATTAREISRMCAALNSMDQYGGRHGIGGGGPDLVQYQPQHGPGLSAPQSLAPLRPGLLGNPTFPEGHPSPGNFAQYGPAAGQGTAVRQLLPSTATVRAADGMIYSTINTPIAATLPITTQPASVLRPMVRGGMYRPYASGGITAVPLTSLTRVPMIAPRVPLGPTGLYRYPAPSRFPIASSVPPAEGPVYLGKPAAAKASGAGGPPRPEIPVGAAREEPLPTTTPAAIKEAAGAPAPAPLAGQKPPVDAAPGGGSGALSRSGLEKEEASQEERQRKQQEQLLQLERERVELEKLRQLRLQEELERERVELQRHREEEQLLVQRELQELQTIKHHVLQQQQEERQAQFALQREQLAQQRLQLEQIQQLQQQLQQQLEEQKQRQKAPFPAACEAPGRGPPLAAAELAQNGQYWPPLTHAAFIAMAGPEGPGQPREPVLHRGLPSSASDMSLQTEEQWEASRGGIKKRHSMPRLRDACEPESGAEPCVVRRIADSSVQTDDEDGEGRYLLSRRRRARRSADCSVQTDDEDSAEWEQPVRRRRSRLPRHSDSGSDSKHDATASSSSAAATVRAMSSVGIQTISDCSVQTEPDQLPRVSPAIHITAATDPKVEIVRYISAPEKTGRGESLACQTEPDGQAQGVAGPQLVGPTAISPYLPGIQIVTPGPLGRFEKKKPDPLEIGYQAHLPPESLSQLVSRQPPKSPQVLYSPVSPLSPHRLLDTSFASSERLNKAHVSPQKHFTADSALRQQTLPRPMKTLQRSLSDPKPLSPTAEESAKERFSLYQHQGGLGSQVSALPPNSLVRKVKRTLPSPPPEEAHLPLAGQASPQLYAASLLQRGLTGPTAVPATKASLLRELDRDLRLVEHESTKLRKKQAELDEEEKEIDAKLKYLELGITQRKESLAKDRGGRDYPPLRGLGEHRDYLSDSELNQLRLQGCTTPAGQYVDFPATATAPAAPSGPTAFQQPRFQPPAPQYSAGSGGPTQNGFPAHQAPTYPGPNTYPAPAFPPGTSYPAEPGLPNQQAFRPTGHYAGQTPMPTTQSTLFPVPADSRAPLQKPHQTSLADLEQKVPTNYEVIASPVVAMSSAPSETIYSGSAVSSGYEQGKVPEVPRAGERGSASQSPAPTYPSDSHYTSLEQNVPRNYVMIDDISELTKDSTSTAPDSQRLEPLGPGSSGRPGKEPGEPGVLEGPTLPCCYARGEEESEEDSYDPRGKGGHLRSMESNGRPAGTHYYADSDYRHGARAEKYGPGPMGPKHPSKSLAPAAISSKRSKHRKQGMEQKISKFSPIEEAKDVESDLASYPPPAVSSSLVSRGRKFQDEITYGLKKNVYEQQRYYGMSTRDTVEEDDRIYGGSSRSRAPSAYSGEKLSSHDFSGRGKGYEREREAVERLQKAGPKPSSLSMAHSRARPPMRSQASEEESPVSPLGRPRPAGGPLPPGGDTCPQFCSSHSMPDVQEHVKDGPRAHAYKREEGYILDDSHCVVSDSEAYHLGQEETDWFDKPRDARSDRFRHHGGHAVSSSSQKRGPARHSYHDYDEPPEDGLWPHDEGGPGRHASAKEHRHHGDHGRHSGRHTGEEPGRRAAKPHARDLGRHEARPHSQPSSAPAMPKKGQPGYPSSAEYSQPSRAPSAYHHASDSKKGSRQAHSGPAALQSKAEPQAQSQLQGRQAAPGPQQSQSPSSRQMPSGAASRQPQPQQQQQQQQQQGLGLQPPQQAPTQARLQQQSQPTARGSAPAASQPAGKPQPGPTTATGPQPAGPPRAEQTNGSKGTAKAPQQGRAPQAQPTPGPGPAGVKAGARPGGTPGAPASQPGADGESVFSKILPGGAAEQAGKLTEAVSAFGKKFSSFW